The DNA segment GAAGACTACCGGTTAAAACAAATCATTAAGAAGTACTCTGATTTTATCCGCTATCCGATAAAAATGGATGTTACTGAACGTCGACCAAAAGCTGAGAACGACAACGAACCTGAAGAGTATCAGGTAGAACAAACAATTAATAGCATGGTGCCAATTTGGCGAAAGAATAAATCTGAACTTACAACAGAAGACTACGAGAATTTTTATACTGAGAAGCATTACGGATTTGATAAGCCTTTAAAACATATTCATATTAGTGTTGATGGTACAATTCGTTATAATGCTATTTTATATATCCCGGAGAAACCCCTTTTGACTATTACTCAAAAGAATTCGAGAAAGGATTAGAGTTGTATTCAAGTGGCGTTTTGATAATGGATAAATGTGCTGATTTATTACCAGATTACTTCAGCTTCGTCAAAGGAATGGTAGACTCAGAAGATTTATCACTGAACATCTCGAGAGAACTATTGCAGCATGACCGTCAATTAAAACTCATTGCTAAAAATATCAAAAGTAAAATTAAAAGTCAGCTTCAAGCGTTGTTGAAAAATGAACGCGAGAACTATGAAAAATTCTATCAATCCTTCGGTAGGCAGCTCAAATTCGGCGTTTACAATGATTTTGGCATGAACAAAGACGAGCTCCAGGACTTATTAATGTTTTATTCTTCAAAAGAGAAGAAACTCGTTACGCTAGATGAGTATATTTCAAGAATGCCTGAAGAGCAAAAATACATTTATTATGCAACAGGCGATACGAACGAACGCATTGAAAAGCTTCCACAAACAGAGCTAGTAGCGGACAAAGGATATGAAATCTTATACTTCACAGATGATATTGATGAATTTGCGATAAAAATGTTAATGACTTACAAGGATAAAGAGTTTAAATCTGTATCAAGTGGTGACCTAGGAATTGAAACAGATGATCAACAAAATGATGATCAGGAATTGAATGAGAACCAAGAGCTTTTTGACTATATGAAAACTGTTTTGGCTGATAAGGTAAAAGATGTTCGAGTTTCAAAAAGGTTGAAAACCCATCCAGTTTGCTTATCGACTGATGGAGAAGTAACAATTGAAATGGAAAAGATCTTAACAGCAATGCCAGATAATCAGAATGTTAAAGCGGAAAAGGTACTAGAGCTAAATAGCAATCACGAAGTGTTTAAGGCATTAAAGAAGCCTTTACAAAAGACAAGGAAAAATTGGCCCTTTATACGAACTTACTATTTAATCAAGCGTTGCTCATCGAAGGTCTACCCCTCCATGATCCATTGGAGTTTACTAATGACGTTTGTAAAATTATGGTATAAACCTAAAAGCACACGCCATTTATGGTGTGTGCTTTTATATTATAGGCTGTTTTCGATTAAAGAGTGCTGTACTTGAAACACTTAGGACTCGGGGTATCTTTTCTATCATACGATTTGTTAAACGGGAATAAATATCTGTTTTTGCCCCGAGTGTATTTTAAATAGCCTCAATGTTTACAAAAATATTATAAGGTTATTGAAATGAATAAAATGGAATTAGAAACAATCAAGAATGCTTTACTTGGGCAAATTCAGATAGTTTATCGTCTTTCATATCTAGATAGAGATTACCTTGCTCATCCATCTGAGCAATATTGACATCCTTTAGGTCTTTAATTGAATTGTTACTAAGGAGTGTTTTGACCCAATTTATATCCTTGCCTAGCGAAGCCAGACTATTCTTCATTAGTTGTCCATCGATAATAAATGTTTGTGGGAGGCCTCTTTTTGGTTTGTGAACATGTACATCCTCTTTATATGCTGGTAATTTTTCTTGTTTTCTTAGTGTAGATAGTGAACCATCCGTTTCAAAAAAAGCAAGCTCAACTTCGTCTAAATAAAAAATCCCTTTTTTACGAAGTAAAAATAACAATTCCTCGTTGTTTAACCTCTCTTTACGCATTCCTTCACCCAAGATTTTTCCATCCTTAATAACAAGTGTCGGCTCGCTGCTAAAAAATTTTCTAGCTGAGATACTTTTTAAAACAGAGTAGTCGATTAAAAGGACGATTAAACAAAAGACTGATAAGGCGACAAGTCCATTTGTTAACGTTACATTTGGGTTAATAACTAGATTTGCAACAATAGAGCCGATAGTAATTCCAGATACAAAATCAAAAAACGTTAACTGCATGATTTGTTTTTTTCCAAGAACTCTACATAAGAAATATAAAACGATAAATGCTGCAATTGTCCGCCAGGTAACCTCATAAATATCGATTGACATTGTTTACACCTCATGATGAAGAAATCTATCTTTAGTATGAACCATAAGAGTAAAATTCACCCATGAATAAGTTAGAAAAGTTCTCCGGTTTCTGAAAGTTGAGAAAATCTGGCATTGAAAAGGCTCATAAAAACGTAAATAAAATAAGAGTGCTAACCCAAAGGAGGCACTCTTATTCTTCGTAACGAACTTTATTTAATCTTAAAAGGTGTTCCATTCGTTCAAGTTTCATTTTTTCCATTTGGTCAACAATACGAAGGATCTTTAGTTCAATTCGCGATATGGCTACAAAGACATTTTCCTTCTGTTCAAGTCGTTGCAGTTGAGATAATGACACATAGGAATGGAGAAGGTTAGGGAGATCCTCTCTAAGGATTCGTTTGATCATGTGGCGTTCTTCAATATCTAATAAATGAAAGTCTGGTGTAATCTTTTCGATATGTTGCAAGACCCGTCCTAACCGATGTTCAATCATAGGATCTACGGCAAGACTTAAATTATGATTTGTAATTCGTTTCATCTCAACAAGTAGATTGCGAAGCTCTTCTTGTTTTTCTGTAAGTGGACTATTTGTTGCTTGAGGGCGAATTTCATGTTCATTATTTTTTACTAATCTACCGATAAGAGCATCATCGAGCATATCTAATTTATATAGAATTCCTTGCAAATAAGGGGAGCGCTTGATAGAACGAACATAGGAATTGCCTTGGTAAGTGTAGTAAATCGTCGCTTCAACAATCTTACCAACACCGTTATTTGTTTGTAAATTTTCCGGTAGATATCGATAATCATTCGTTTTTTTATTGGTGCGTCCGATCCTTTTTGATCACTAAAATCCAAGCGCATTCGCTTTTTTTTAATTTTTAAAAGGATTTTATACTGAGGTGTTTTTCGTTTGAAAAGTCGATTCGTTCTTTCCATTTCAGAAAGCTGAATAATATCTTCAATTAACTTCTCAGTTTCACTGATGAGAGCTTGGCTATATTGATCTGAGATATATTCGTCTTTCACCGGTTTTAGCCTGTCAGGAAGCAAACTTTCAAAGAAAGGTAGTTCAAATAGGCGCGAAAATAAGGGCATGGAAAACCCTCCTCACTAATTGATCTGTTCTTTAGGTATGGTTATTTATGAACAATAAATATTCTATATTTCTGCGGTAACAACCTTCAAATGTTAGAAAAGATGACCCGAGTTTTTAAAAGGCAAAAACGAAATAATTTCTTAATCTAAGAGCTTTTGTTTCATTTGAGTGTTTAACTCATCAAGTTCGAGGATGAATTTTTTACCGCTTTCAATGATGCGTTCATTGGAACTCTCGGTAATTTTTATGGCAGAATACACATCTTCATAAGCTTTACGGAACGTTTCAATGGCAATGGCAGGCTCTTCTAACATCTTTAGGGTTTCCTCAGTGTTAGACTTTAACATTTGCGCATTGGATAGAAGCATGGCCTCTGTTGCTTCATTAACATTTTTCACAGCGTCAATGACTGTTTTTTGATTTCCTAATGCTAACTGAATCGAGGCTGTTACCGTAATAATATTTTTCGTCATGGTAATTGCGTTGAAAATCGCTTCTTCGAGTTTTTCGTTGTTCTCCACGATTAAATCCACGCTTGCTAAGGATTGTTGTAAAACAAGAACGGCCTGAGACATATTTTTGATACGAGAAATAACCTTTTGTTGACCTTTGACTAGTGCTGTCTTTTTGTCAGCCCATGTTTCATCGGTCATTTTTTCTTCAAGCATGTTATTTAATTTTTTTCCTACTTCAATTTGGTCGTTAAGACCGTGAATTCTTGAAATTGCCACTTCCTTTAATTGATGGAGCATAACCGTATCTTCTTGCAACTTATCTTTGCCGACAAGAAGAGCACTAATGATGTTTTCTACCTGAGATTCTACTGTTTTATACTTTCTAGCGTATTGCTCCATAGGGTTTCTTCTTAATAAACGATCAACAAATCCTTGCACCTGTCCTTTTTTTAAATGGCTAGGCTCGAGCTCAGAGACAATTTCCCTTAAACGGAGTAAATTTTTTGGTAATTCATTATTCGGCTGGTCCATCATTTCTTTTACAGGTCGTTTAAGTGCCTCCAAAGACTCTCCAGCACTTTTCTGGGCTTCAGTTCCTAGTCCATTTAACTGTTCGAGTAAACGATTCATATCATCTTCATTATTTAATGGCTTAAAATATTCTTTAACTTTTGGATCTATCTCTAATTTAAATTTGTCTTTGTCTTCCATAATTTTTACCTCCAACCTTTTCTTATCTTACATACGGAATAGGTATAGAAAATGTTTCAATTATCGCCAAATTTCACCTGTGTTGTGTGAATTTCGATTTCGAACTAATTTGGGGGAATTTTGGATGATGAAATCCAATAAATTATATAATGAATCATAAGCGGCTTCAAGGCTTTACTGGTCTTGAACGAAAGGAAAAGGAAAAGTCTTATGACTTTTCCTCATTTAGTGAATTTCATCATTACCATAACCGAACCATTTCAATCTAAATGTAGTTGCGAATGGTTTATACCCAACTACATTTAGAACTTAATAGCGAAGATAATGAATGATGAAATTCATACATTAGGAAAGAAAGAAAATGTAGTAGCTAGTAATAAAATACGTAAACAGGATCAGGATTGAAGGAATGGAATAGTTGAACGTCGTTCTTGGCCTAACCCTGATAAGTAGGTAAAAGGTAACCAAATAAAGGAAGATGGTTAGAGAAGCTGTTAGTTCATGAACAGGTTCTACATGCACTAGCAAAGGTCCTTGGCGATAAAATATATCTGTTCCACATAATATAAGGATGTTGAACAAATTGCTTCCTAAAATTGAGCCGATAGCCAGATTGAAATTTCGCAATCTACAAGCAACAAAGCAAGCAACCGCTTCGGGTAAGGAAGTGGATGCAGCAATTAAAAAACTACCTACAAAGCTTGCTCCAAGTCCAGTAACGACAGCGATTCTGTCACCTGTTATGGTTAACGCTGTCCCAGCTACCAAAATAATAATTGACGCGATAAGAAAACGTGCCATAGCTTGACGAGCAGATAAGGGTGGCAAGGCAGCTTCGCGTGGAGGATTTTCTTCTTTATTCTTGGGCGTTTGCTTCAATTTTGACATGATCAACATTCCAATAATATATCCAGCAAGAATAACAAACGTATCGATCCCAATTCCTAAAATGATGTACATCACATTTAAGCGTAAGGAAAATAAAATAATAAACATTAGCCCAATCCCAATCCCAATTGTGTAACGATGTTGGGTCCAAACACGTTCAAAAACTTGATCTTTACGGAAATAAAGGTCTAAAGTTGCAAGGATGACCAAGTTGAAGACATTACTACCCAATA comes from the Anaerobacillus sp. CMMVII genome and includes:
- a CDS encoding DUF421 domain-containing protein, whose product is MSIDIYEVTWRTIAAFIVLYFLCRVLGKKQIMQLTFFDFVSGITIGSIVANLVINPNVTLTNGLVALSVFCLIVLLIDYSVLKSISARKFFSSEPTLVIKDGKILGEGMRKERLNNEELLFLLRKKGIFYLDEVELAFFETDGSLSTLRKQEKLPAYKEDVHVHKPKRGLPQTFIIDGQLMKNSLASLGKDINWVKTLLSNNSIKDLKDVNIAQMDEQGNLYLDMKDDKLSEFAQVKHS
- a CDS encoding toxic anion resistance protein, which gives rise to MEDKDKFKLEIDPKVKEYFKPLNNEDDMNRLLEQLNGLGTEAQKSAGESLEALKRPVKEMMDQPNNELPKNLLRLREIVSELEPSHLKKGQVQGFVDRLLRRNPMEQYARKYKTVESQVENIISALLVGKDKLQEDTVMLHQLKEVAISRIHGLNDQIEVGKKLNNMLEEKMTDETWADKKTALVKGQQKVISRIKNMSQAVLVLQQSLASVDLIVENNEKLEEAIFNAITMTKNIITVTASIQLALGNQKTVIDAVKNVNEATEAMLLSNAQMLKSNTEETLKMLEEPAIAIETFRKAYEDVYSAIKITESSNERIIESGKKFILELDELNTQMKQKLLD
- a CDS encoding sodium:calcium antiporter; translation: MLFLVFFLVAMITVLTATKLSTYADVISEKTAVGGMLIGSMLLAGATSLPEITTSYTAIILDNPDLAVGSILGSNVFNLVILATLDLYFRKDQVFERVWTQHRYTIGIGIGLMFIILFSLRLNVMYIILGIGIDTFVILAGYIIGMLIMSKLKQTPKNKEENPPREAALPPLSARQAMARFLIASIIILVAGTALTITGDRIAVVTGLGASFVGSFLIAASTSLPEAVACFVACRLRNFNLAIGSILGSNLFNILILCGTDIFYRQGPLLVHVEPVHELTASLTIFLYLVTFYLLIRVRPRTTFNYSIPSILILFTYFITSYYIFFLS